One window from the genome of Heliomicrobium undosum encodes:
- a CDS encoding glycoside hydrolase family 113, translated as MTKRIKSGNLLPDRMDDISLPLENARRLKLNRLNVPLRVDVPDPRSAEMSLHPQAFDQAAKAMEEIRQAGLAAFLEPFPWVQAGGLAETAWDPGDVNAWFEEWGKICLQAAYFAHQEGIDTLVISDGIIHLEPYPEQWIALIEDIRKLYRGRITYRTQWWYTSWANPVSFLDYRKKLQNPLFGKLDFISVSAYFELTNREAPPEKELIDAWRRSTRYLRRQPIVEQVKELHQQWRKPIFFGEVGYVDRAGTNCMPWSAIPSEKENLQEQRDCFAAFFRVFWHQPWFLGASVFQIHMPESRYYPMGRPAEAVIAAAPTEVSGSAWTAGLRDLLNRL; from the coding sequence GTGACAAAAAGAATCAAATCGGGGAATCTGCTGCCTGACCGGATGGACGATATCAGCCTGCCGCTGGAAAACGCCCGCCGATTGAAGCTCAACCGGCTTAACGTGCCCCTCCGTGTCGATGTGCCCGATCCCCGGTCAGCCGAGATGTCCCTGCACCCGCAGGCATTTGATCAGGCTGCCAAGGCGATGGAAGAGATCCGCCAGGCCGGACTGGCCGCTTTTCTGGAGCCTTTTCCCTGGGTCCAGGCCGGCGGCCTGGCCGAGACAGCTTGGGATCCCGGCGATGTGAACGCCTGGTTTGAGGAATGGGGCAAGATCTGCCTCCAGGCGGCCTACTTTGCCCACCAGGAAGGGATCGACACGCTCGTCATCTCTGACGGTATCATCCACCTGGAGCCTTATCCCGAGCAATGGATTGCGCTGATTGAAGATATCCGCAAGCTCTACCGGGGACGCATCACCTACCGCACCCAGTGGTGGTACACCTCCTGGGCCAATCCCGTCTCCTTCCTGGACTATCGAAAAAAGCTGCAAAACCCGCTCTTCGGCAAGCTGGACTTCATCTCCGTCTCCGCCTACTTTGAACTGACAAACCGGGAGGCGCCGCCCGAGAAGGAACTGATCGACGCATGGCGCCGTTCCACCCGTTATTTGCGCCGGCAACCCATCGTTGAGCAGGTGAAAGAACTGCATCAACAATGGCGAAAGCCGATCTTTTTCGGGGAAGTGGGCTATGTGGACCGCGCCGGCACGAACTGCATGCCATGGAGCGCCATTCCGTCAGAAAAAGAAAACCTGCAAGAGCAGCGCGATTGTTTTGCCGCTTTTTTTCGAGTTTTCTGGCATCAACCTTGGTTCCTAGGCGCGTCAGTCTTCCAGATCCACATGCCCGAATCGCGCTATTACCCGATGGGCAGGCCGGCGGAAGCCGTCATCGCCGCCGCGCCGACGGAGGTTTCCGGGAGCGCATGGACAGCCGGTCTGCGGGATTTGCTCAACCGGTTGTAA
- a CDS encoding TVP38/TMEM64 family protein: MRYKTLLLFFALMALPLAATAFGFDLKGVVEWMRAQGPWAFFFTVPAHILLSISPMSSDPVALTNGFIYGTALGAAANWLGSMGGAVAGYWLIRRSAEEISLPEHFSKLPRWLRDLPVASPVFLIGVRMIPFIGGDIVKFMAPLYRVPFGRYLWTQAVAIAPWAVFLAAVGAGVSLLIGQ, translated from the coding sequence ATGCGATACAAAACGTTATTGCTGTTCTTTGCGTTGATGGCGCTTCCCCTGGCGGCGACGGCTTTCGGCTTTGACCTGAAAGGCGTCGTCGAGTGGATGCGCGCCCAGGGTCCCTGGGCCTTTTTTTTCACCGTCCCTGCCCATATCCTCCTCAGCATTTCACCGATGAGTTCCGATCCTGTGGCTCTCACCAACGGCTTTATCTATGGGACCGCCCTCGGCGCGGCAGCCAACTGGCTCGGTTCCATGGGCGGCGCTGTAGCCGGATACTGGCTGATCCGCCGGAGCGCCGAGGAGATCTCCCTGCCGGAGCACTTTTCCAAGCTCCCCCGCTGGCTGCGCGACTTACCGGTCGCTTCGCCCGTATTTCTCATTGGCGTCCGGATGATCCCCTTCATCGGCGGCGATATCGTGAAGTTCATGGCGCCGTTATACCGGGTGCCCTTTGGCCGCTATCTCTGGACCCAGGCCGTGGCTATCGCACCTTGGGCGGTCTTCCTCGCCGCCGTCGGCGCCGGCGTGTCGCTTTTAATCGGACAATAG
- a CDS encoding NAD+ synthase, whose translation MKIAIAQYNPVVGDIANNLAKAVDAWSRAAQAGASLIVFSELYLTGYPPKDLLEKPWFIDRTEAALDELVRLSVDYPDTAILIGAPLRWDNPAGKGLANAAWLIGGGKVLHRQAKSLLPTYDVFDEARYFDPAPSVVPVPFGGELLGISVCEDAWNDPEFWPQRRLYDRDPIEELARQGATVLINISASPFEMSKEETRYRLIRSHAVRYGIPFVYVNQVGANDELIFDGGSMVLDRQGEPMVLCPDFRENLLIVDLHEANRDEPEAPASFVPQDRVTAVHDALVLGIGDYLRKCGFTKAVVGLSGGIDSAVTCCLAAEALGAENVLGISMPSPYSSIGSVEDSRLLAANLGVPFKVIPIADIYHAYLFTLEEHFEGRKSDVTEENLQARIRGNTLMAFSNKFGHLLLSTGNKSELATGYCTLYGDMSGGLSVLSDVPKTLVYELAEYINREREIIPRIIIEKAPSAELRPGQKDQDTLPPYPVLDAILQLYIEEGQSAEAIVGRGFDAETVRWVIKTVNRSEYKRRQAAPGLKVTSKAFGVGRRMPVAAKY comes from the coding sequence GTGAAAATCGCTATCGCTCAGTACAACCCCGTCGTGGGAGACATTGCAAACAACCTAGCCAAAGCTGTCGACGCATGGTCCCGCGCCGCTCAGGCAGGGGCCTCTCTGATCGTCTTTTCCGAACTCTACTTGACAGGATACCCGCCGAAAGACCTGCTGGAAAAGCCCTGGTTCATCGACCGGACTGAGGCGGCCCTGGATGAACTGGTCCGCCTTTCCGTTGATTACCCGGATACGGCCATCCTCATCGGCGCACCCCTGCGGTGGGACAACCCTGCCGGCAAGGGGCTGGCCAACGCCGCATGGCTCATCGGCGGGGGGAAGGTGCTGCACCGTCAGGCCAAATCGCTCCTACCGACCTACGATGTCTTTGACGAGGCCCGCTATTTCGATCCCGCCCCCTCTGTAGTTCCTGTTCCCTTTGGCGGTGAATTGCTCGGCATCTCCGTCTGTGAAGACGCCTGGAACGACCCCGAGTTCTGGCCCCAGCGCCGCCTCTATGACCGCGATCCTATCGAGGAATTGGCGCGGCAAGGCGCCACGGTGCTGATCAACATCTCGGCCTCTCCCTTTGAGATGAGCAAGGAGGAGACCCGTTACCGGCTGATCCGCAGCCATGCTGTCCGGTACGGCATTCCCTTCGTCTATGTCAACCAGGTGGGCGCCAATGACGAACTGATCTTCGACGGCGGCAGCATGGTCCTCGACCGGCAAGGGGAGCCCATGGTCCTGTGTCCGGACTTCCGGGAAAATCTTCTCATTGTCGATTTGCATGAGGCGAACCGAGATGAACCGGAGGCGCCGGCGTCCTTTGTCCCCCAGGACCGGGTGACTGCTGTCCATGACGCCCTCGTCCTCGGCATCGGCGATTACCTGCGCAAGTGCGGTTTCACCAAGGCTGTCGTCGGTCTTTCCGGCGGCATCGATTCGGCCGTCACCTGCTGCCTTGCCGCTGAGGCGCTCGGCGCGGAAAACGTGCTCGGCATCTCCATGCCGTCGCCCTATTCCTCTATCGGCAGCGTCGAGGATTCCCGCCTTTTGGCGGCTAACCTGGGCGTTCCTTTCAAGGTGATCCCCATCGCCGACATCTACCACGCCTATCTCTTCACCCTGGAGGAGCATTTCGAGGGCCGGAAGTCCGATGTGACCGAGGAAAACCTCCAGGCGCGCATCCGCGGCAACACGCTCATGGCCTTCTCCAACAAGTTCGGCCACCTGCTCCTCTCGACAGGCAACAAGAGCGAGCTGGCCACCGGCTATTGCACCCTTTACGGCGATATGAGCGGCGGCTTGAGCGTCCTCTCCGATGTGCCAAAGACGCTCGTTTATGAACTGGCTGAGTATATCAACCGCGAGCGGGAGATCATTCCGCGGATCATCATCGAAAAAGCCCCTTCGGCGGAACTGCGCCCCGGCCAGAAGGACCAGGACACCCTGCCGCCCTACCCGGTGCTCGACGCCATCTTGCAGTTGTATATCGAGGAAGGGCAGTCGGCGGAAGCCATCGTCGGGCGCGGATTTGACGCAGAGACGGTGCGCTGGGTGATTAAGACGGTGAACCGTAGCGAGTACAAGCGCCGCCAGGCCGCGCCGGGGCTGAAGGTGACGTCCAAGGCTTTCGGTGTGGGCCGCCGGATGCCGGTAGCGGCTAAATATTAA
- a CDS encoding S-layer homology domain-containing protein — translation MKHFFGRSPKYRQWVSVLIATLILAVMTSPFAALAADAKSSPATQIPPLFTDVSGHDPDYVFINYSLKRGMLNGLPDGSFHPDEGLTRAQAAFLLAKQMNLRMEGIGKSPFPDVPADHWAEPAIAASSRAGMLKGFEDGTYRPDDPLTRIQSVVLLLRLEKTSLPAVNRSFTDIPADYWARNQAAVAVEAGMVSLPNGSSDFSPDSTFTRRELARALAMLYTLAPSLRQAELPMKLVVKEGKTTLTSGSASTQVKTESPVKAGDSIAVETGSAELLFDDGTGFLIKKGTRMTVKEARGRAYIKNRGIPGISVDWLRIEMPEGHTVGVLATNRILSKTGASPAAMIRPDLRLAAASDDVLGEALLRLRLAEDGQGAGDEEWWKVASEEKTRIQMDMAWGVAAVQGTRFAARGAGDGGSFSVMDGRGSISAAGQSFAVPPGLETTVAAPGQPPAPPAPLSPAAIESFVAAQSFLTQQAALTVQNQPAPVALPPALQASLTPTVAPTPVPPAVPPAIQTLYQSINQVEATAATSLSNNTVTPSSPAAPSAPTASTSTTPSTSRGSGGGGSNGGTPVEVITYDVSVTSSQNQVTIQGTLKRNNNVLPNTDVTLRVTGSNGTNVLFDQTITDASGHYSFQENLEPGLYTIYVGGVGSPQSVQHRVFQNMTGSGTEMDPFVIYTLEGLNRVRDNLSAYYQLGADIDAAATSTWNAGSGWLPIGTAEQPFTGKFKGNGHKINNLFINRELTDNVGLFGYTSDASIERLGLTNAFVKGNDSVGVLAGSLLQDSTLNRCYVSGFVYGNEMVGGLIGQAYQNVNGSVCAIQDSYVTATVFGAWKVGGLIGKNQQYDVKNCYASGSVSGQEFLGGLIGYNDSATVSSSFALNAAFVNNGTESAPSFGRIAGSSSGTFVDNYALESIAPPTLTMGSMTWSPNSTGKDGANLSIASASQSSSYIGWDFANIWAIGTPYPVLRN, via the coding sequence ATGAAGCATTTCTTTGGAAGGTCGCCGAAATATCGCCAGTGGGTCAGTGTATTGATCGCAACGCTCATACTGGCGGTGATGACAAGCCCCTTTGCCGCGCTCGCTGCCGACGCCAAGTCTTCCCCGGCGACGCAGATCCCGCCGCTGTTCACCGACGTGTCAGGCCATGACCCCGATTATGTTTTCATCAATTATTCCCTCAAGCGCGGGATGCTCAACGGTCTGCCTGATGGTTCCTTTCACCCTGATGAGGGGTTGACGCGCGCCCAGGCGGCTTTCTTGCTGGCAAAACAGATGAACCTGCGCATGGAGGGGATCGGCAAATCCCCCTTTCCCGATGTGCCTGCCGACCACTGGGCCGAGCCGGCTATCGCCGCTTCCAGCCGCGCCGGAATGCTGAAGGGCTTTGAAGACGGGACATACCGTCCCGATGACCCGTTGACGCGGATCCAATCGGTTGTCCTGTTGCTGCGGCTCGAAAAGACGTCGCTTCCGGCGGTGAACCGGAGCTTCACCGATATCCCGGCAGACTACTGGGCGCGAAACCAGGCGGCCGTTGCGGTCGAAGCCGGCATGGTCAGCTTGCCGAATGGCAGCAGCGATTTTTCGCCTGACAGCACCTTTACTCGGCGGGAATTGGCCCGCGCGCTAGCGATGTTGTACACGCTTGCGCCCTCCCTGCGCCAGGCAGAACTGCCCATGAAACTGGTCGTCAAGGAAGGGAAGACGACCCTGACAAGCGGTTCTGCCTCTACTCAGGTCAAGACGGAGTCTCCCGTCAAGGCTGGAGACTCGATCGCCGTTGAAACGGGAAGCGCCGAACTTCTCTTTGACGATGGGACTGGTTTTCTCATCAAAAAGGGCACCCGGATGACAGTCAAAGAGGCGAGGGGCCGCGCCTACATAAAAAACAGGGGCATCCCAGGCATCTCTGTCGACTGGCTGCGCATTGAGATGCCTGAAGGTCATACCGTTGGCGTCCTGGCGACCAATCGCATCCTGAGCAAGACCGGTGCTTCACCGGCGGCCATGATCCGGCCCGATCTGCGCCTGGCAGCAGCCTCGGACGATGTCCTGGGGGAAGCGCTGCTGCGGTTGCGGCTCGCCGAGGACGGGCAAGGCGCCGGCGACGAGGAATGGTGGAAGGTTGCCTCTGAAGAAAAGACCCGCATCCAGATGGATATGGCCTGGGGGGTCGCTGCCGTACAGGGAACCCGCTTCGCAGCCCGTGGCGCCGGCGACGGCGGATCCTTCAGCGTGATGGACGGCAGAGGAAGCATATCGGCGGCCGGACAGTCCTTTGCCGTTCCTCCCGGTCTGGAAACGACCGTAGCCGCGCCCGGTCAACCGCCGGCACCGCCTGCGCCGCTTTCGCCGGCAGCGATTGAGAGCTTTGTGGCAGCGCAATCCTTCTTGACCCAACAAGCTGCCCTCACCGTGCAGAACCAGCCGGCGCCGGTGGCCCTGCCTCCTGCGTTGCAAGCGTCCCTCACCCCGACGGTGGCGCCGACGCCGGTTCCACCAGCAGTGCCGCCCGCGATCCAGACGCTGTACCAGTCGATCAACCAGGTGGAAGCAACCGCTGCCACGTCTTTGTCCAATAACACGGTCACGCCCTCCTCTCCTGCGGCGCCTTCCGCGCCAACGGCGTCCACTTCGACGACGCCATCTACTTCGAGGGGTAGCGGCGGCGGTGGCTCGAACGGCGGAACGCCGGTCGAAGTGATTACCTACGATGTAAGCGTAACCTCTTCACAGAACCAGGTCACCATTCAAGGGACGTTGAAACGAAACAATAATGTGCTTCCGAACACAGACGTTACCCTCCGCGTCACCGGGTCGAACGGGACAAATGTGCTCTTTGACCAGACGATCACCGACGCTTCAGGACACTACTCCTTCCAGGAAAACCTTGAGCCTGGCCTTTACACTATTTACGTGGGCGGGGTGGGTAGTCCGCAATCTGTTCAGCATAGGGTGTTCCAGAACATGACCGGAAGCGGAACGGAAATGGATCCCTTTGTCATTTACACGCTGGAAGGGCTCAACCGGGTGCGAGACAACCTTTCCGCTTATTACCAACTTGGAGCAGATATCGATGCTGCTGCGACAAGCACATGGAACGCAGGAAGCGGCTGGTTGCCGATCGGTACAGCAGAACAACCTTTTACGGGGAAATTCAAAGGAAACGGTCACAAGATCAACAATCTATTTATTAACAGAGAATTGACGGACAACGTGGGTTTATTCGGGTATACTTCCGACGCATCGATTGAAAGACTTGGATTGACCAATGCCTTTGTAAAGGGCAATGATAGCGTAGGGGTGCTTGCCGGTTCGCTGCTCCAAGATTCTACATTAAATCGTTGCTACGTAAGCGGATTCGTTTACGGAAATGAGATGGTCGGCGGCTTAATCGGCCAAGCCTATCAAAACGTCAATGGGTCTGTTTGCGCGATTCAGGACAGTTATGTGACAGCGACTGTATTCGGCGCGTGGAAAGTCGGCGGTTTGATTGGCAAAAACCAACAATATGACGTGAAAAACTGTTACGCTTCCGGTTCAGTCAGTGGCCAAGAGTTCCTTGGCGGACTGATCGGTTATAACGATAGCGCCACCGTCTCTAGTAGTTTTGCCCTTAATGCTGCCTTCGTTAATAATGGCACTGAGTCAGCGCCGTCTTTCGGTCGGATAGCCGGCTCCTCGTCCGGTACATTCGTGGACAACTACGCGCTTGAGTCTATCGCCCCGCCCACCCTGACAATGGGTTCTATGACATGGAGCCCAAATTCAACTGGGAAAGATGGAGCGAACCTCTCTATTGCTTCCGCCTCCCAGTCAAGCTCCTATATCGGATGGGACTTTGCTAATATTTGGGCGATAGGGACTCCCTATCCCGTCTTGCGCAATTAA
- a CDS encoding helix-turn-helix domain-containing protein, which produces MDHTWIRHAREEKGLSLQEVSRLSGVSVSYLSEIERGAKQPAPRIIEKISAALGLKREEGNPEGGEIGLGQKLRLLREERGLSLQELARLAGVSIGTLREIEVEGVRPSVDTLRTLADHLNVSIPQLMGSLTAIATRLRSIREQLGLTQAEVAERAGVSPGLIGQIEQGKVQPSLRTIERVAEAVGVTPCYFLVPQPSLENLLPVLGDDLIRLLGEPPIQQTLRMIYDLNEAELRFLFGVVRLIKQTGLVGSRRMLNEEACLQSIEEEGIEA; this is translated from the coding sequence ATGGACCATACCTGGATTCGCCACGCCCGGGAGGAAAAGGGGCTGTCGCTGCAGGAAGTATCCCGGCTCTCCGGCGTCTCCGTATCTTACCTAAGCGAGATTGAGCGGGGCGCCAAACAGCCGGCGCCTCGCATCATAGAAAAAATCTCCGCCGCCCTCGGCTTGAAACGGGAAGAAGGAAACCCTGAAGGGGGGGAGATCGGTCTCGGGCAAAAACTACGCTTGCTCCGGGAGGAGCGTGGGCTTTCGTTGCAGGAACTGGCCCGGCTGGCCGGCGTCTCCATAGGGACGTTGCGAGAGATCGAAGTGGAGGGGGTCCGCCCCAGTGTCGACACCTTGCGGACTTTGGCCGATCACCTGAACGTGTCCATTCCGCAGTTGATGGGATCGCTCACCGCCATTGCCACTCGCCTGCGCAGCATCCGGGAACAGTTGGGATTGACCCAGGCCGAGGTGGCGGAACGGGCCGGCGTCTCGCCCGGTCTTATCGGCCAGATCGAGCAGGGAAAGGTGCAGCCCTCACTGCGCACCATCGAACGGGTGGCCGAGGCGGTCGGTGTGACGCCCTGCTACTTCCTGGTGCCCCAGCCTTCTTTGGAGAACCTGCTGCCGGTGCTGGGCGATGACTTGATCCGGCTGCTGGGGGAACCGCCGATCCAACAGACGCTGCGCATGATCTACGATCTAAATGAAGCAGAACTGCGCTTTCTCTTCGGCGTTGTCCGGCTGATCAAGCAGACCGGCCTGGTCGGCAGTCGGCGAATGCTCAACGAGGAAGCCTGTCTCCAATCTATCGAAGAAGAAGGGATCGAAGCATGA
- a CDS encoding aldo/keto reductase: protein MKTRPLGRLGWPVSFIGLGGIAIQRLDDEAAAAVIRDALAAGVNFIDSARGYTDSEQKIGLGIRGIARDSFFLATKSMARTAEGLLADIEKSRSNFGVQTIDLYQLHNVKDDASLEQVLGPGGALEGAEEARRRGWIKEIGITGHVTSVLEKAIATGHFATCQFPYNIIETRVEERLLPACAEQELGIIVMKPLAGGALGPEWAEQSLRFFLDKPVSVVIPGMDSFDQVTANCRVGHEGQPLTAEETTQVRESLRSLGERFCRRCEYCMPCPHGVNIPLAFLLHGYWTRYNLQGWAQERYGAMGIKADACRECGVCETRCPYDLPIREMLKEAHANLDDPGVKQEK from the coding sequence ATGAAAACGCGCCCACTGGGCCGGCTCGGCTGGCCCGTATCCTTTATCGGACTCGGCGGCATCGCCATCCAACGGCTCGACGACGAGGCGGCAGCTGCCGTCATCCGCGACGCCTTGGCGGCGGGCGTCAATTTTATCGATTCTGCCCGCGGCTACACGGACAGTGAGCAGAAGATCGGCCTGGGGATCCGGGGGATCGCCCGGGACTCCTTTTTCCTCGCCACAAAAAGCATGGCGCGGACGGCGGAAGGCCTGCTGGCCGATATTGAAAAAAGCCGGTCCAACTTTGGCGTCCAGACGATCGACCTCTACCAGTTGCACAATGTCAAGGACGACGCCTCCCTGGAACAAGTGCTCGGGCCGGGCGGGGCGCTGGAAGGGGCCGAGGAGGCCCGCCGGCGCGGCTGGATCAAGGAAATCGGCATCACCGGCCATGTGACGTCGGTGCTGGAAAAAGCCATTGCCACCGGTCATTTTGCCACCTGTCAGTTCCCCTACAATATCATCGAAACCCGGGTCGAGGAGCGGTTGTTGCCGGCCTGCGCCGAACAGGAGTTGGGCATCATCGTCATGAAACCCCTGGCCGGCGGCGCGCTAGGCCCTGAATGGGCGGAGCAATCGCTGCGCTTTTTCCTCGACAAGCCGGTGTCGGTCGTCATCCCCGGCATGGATTCCTTCGACCAGGTTACGGCAAACTGCCGCGTCGGTCATGAGGGGCAGCCGTTGACGGCAGAAGAGACGACCCAGGTGCGGGAGTCGCTGCGTTCGCTCGGCGAGCGTTTTTGCCGGCGCTGCGAGTACTGCATGCCCTGTCCCCACGGCGTCAACATCCCCCTTGCTTTTCTCCTCCACGGCTACTGGACCCGCTACAACCTGCAGGGCTGGGCGCAGGAGCGCTACGGCGCCATGGGCATCAAAGCCGACGCCTGCCGGGAGTGCGGTGTCTGTGAGACCCGTTGCCCCTACGACCTGCCCATCCGGGAGATGCTCAAAGAGGCCCACGCCAATCTGGATGATCCTGGCGTAAAGCAGGAAAAATAG
- a CDS encoding rubredoxin-like domain-containing protein: MFKCGVCGYIHEGEAAPEQCPKCGAPKEKFAALPEEAANLIERSRITNDIHVQLLSLLENIQFLAEEGREEDLDPGCNKLFDRLRQSAVEYRQSIKAELQGHMNKGKWG; the protein is encoded by the coding sequence ATGTTCAAGTGTGGCGTATGTGGCTATATCCATGAAGGGGAGGCGGCGCCGGAGCAGTGTCCCAAATGCGGGGCCCCTAAGGAAAAGTTTGCCGCCCTGCCGGAAGAAGCGGCCAATCTGATCGAGCGCTCCCGGATCACCAATGACATTCACGTCCAACTCCTGAGCCTGCTGGAAAACATCCAGTTCCTCGCCGAGGAAGGCCGCGAGGAAGACCTGGATCCCGGTTGCAACAAGCTCTTCGACCGGCTTCGCCAGTCTGCTGTGGAGTACCGCCAGTCGATCAAGGCGGAACTGCAAGGGCATATGAATAAGGGCAAATGGGGTTAA